AATGGTGAGATCACGATTGCTGGTGAAAAATTTGATTTTTCAGCTAAGTTAAGTGACAAGAAATTAACCAAACGTAGTCAGATGCTAAGACAGAAAGTAGGCATGGTATTTCAACAGTACAACCTATGGCCACATATGTCTGTGATGGATAACTTAATTGAAGCACCAGTTAAAATTTTAAAGCAAACAAAACAACACGCTCGTGAAGAGGCCATGAAGATCCTTGAGCAATTACAACTAGCAGATAAAGCCGATGTATTTCCATTAGCCTTATCTGGTGGTCAGCAGCAACGTGTCGCGATTGCACGTGCTTTAATGATGAAACCAGAAGTTTTGTTATTTGATGAACCGACTGCGGCGTTAGATCCAGAGGTGACCAATCAAGTAGCTGAAATCATTAAATCACTGGCAATTACCGGTATTACTCAGGTTGTTGTAACGCACGAAGTGGACTTCGCGCGTAAAGTCGCTAGTCAGGTTTGTTATCTTGAACGCGGCGAAATTGTTGAGTTTGGTGGTGCTGAACACTTCCAGCAACCGCAAACGCCACAATTTACAAACTACTTGAAGCATTAATTCATTAAAATTTAAATTGTTAGCTTATTTAAACATGAGCTTATTTAAACATTAGGAACAGGTCGTACCAAATGAAAAAACTACTAACAGCATTAATTCTAACGTCAGCAGCGGCGCAAGTAACTGCAGCTGAACAAATTAAATTCGTTACTGAAGCGACTTATCCTCCGTTTGAAATGATGGATGAAAACAATGAATTTCAAGGTTTCGACATTGATATCGCTCGCGCAGTTTGTACTGAATTAAAAGCGGAATGTAGTTTTGCTAATCAATCATTTGATAGTCTTATTCCAAGCTTGAAGTTCCGTCGTTATGATGCCGCTATTGCAGCAATGGATGTCACGCCTGCACGTCAAAAGCAAGTTGATTTCTCTGATGTCTATTATGAAAACTCGGCAGTTCTTGTTGCTGAAAAAGGCAAATATAATGTCGTTGCTGATTTATCAGGTAAAGCTGTAGGTGTACAAAATGGTACTTCTCACCAAGCTTATATGACTGACACATATGCGGATGAAAAAGTATTGCTACTTAACTTCCCATCATACCAAAAAGCATTCCTAGACCTTAAAAATGGTCGTATCAACGGTGTATTCGCAGATTCTGCAGTTGCACACGATTGGTTGAGCAAACACAGTGATGGTAACTACGAAACCGTCGGTAAAGCCGTGACTGATGCAAAATATTTTGGTGCTGGTTTTGCTATCGCAGTTCGTAAGGATAACGCTGAATTATTGACTAAATTGAACAGCGGTTTGAAAGCAATTAAAGCGAATGGTACTTACGATAAAATTTACGCAAAATACTTTGCTAAATAAGATATAACAGTGTTTAATCTCGGCCTGAGTTGCGGTGTAATATCAGGGCATAATAGCCAAGTTATTATGGTAACGAGATAATTCATTTTAAAGTGCCTTTTAGGGGCACTTTTTGTTTTTACGTCCGGAGTTTTTATGGATCTTTTGCAGCTTCAATTATTATTGGATGCAACAAAAATCACCCTTGGCCTTGCGCTAACATCGTTGTTGGTTGGCTTGGTTCTCGCTATTTTATTCTGTGTTGCAGAAATGCAAAAGAACCCACTTATAGCTAAACCGATTGGCCTATTTGTTACGATATTACGTGGCTTACCTGAGATCTTGATTGTCTTTTTTGTGTTTTTCGGTGGCACGCATATTCTGTTTTTATTAACCGATGAATTTTATGACATCAGTCCGTTCTGGAGTGGTGTGGTGGCACTGTCACTTATCTTTGCTTCTTATGCGTCGCAAACGTTACGCGCCGCCATTCAATCTGTTCCAAAAGGTCAGCAGCAAAGCGCACAAGCACTTGGTATGGGACCTGTTCGTTGTTTCTTACGTATCACCTTGCCACAAGCATGGCGCCTAGCATTACCGGGTTTAGGTAATCAGTGGATGGTATTATTAAAAGATACGGCGTTAGTGTCGTTAATCGGCGTGACAGATTTGATGAAACAGGCAGATTTATTATCAGGCAGTACGTATAAACCATTCACCTTTTTGGTGGCGGCCGCAGCGATTTATCTGATTATTACCTTGATCAGCCAATGGATGTTAAAGCACCTTGATAATTACATTAATCGTTTTGATGCCGGAGTAGAAAAATGACATTAGAGCACTTTTGGTTATTATTTAACGGCTTGAGCACGACGCTTGAAATTACCTTTTTCAGTTTATTTTTTGGTTCTATCATTGCGGTGTTTCTAACGTTAGCGATGGTGAATAAGATCCCTGGATTAAACCTATTAGCCCAGACTATTATTTTAATCTTTACTGGTACGCCATTATTAATCCAAATATTTTTGGTTTACAGCGGACCGTCGCAGTTTGAAGTGATTAAAAATAGCTTCTTGTGGGACTATTTAAGCCAAGCGAAAATTTGCGCGATTATTGCCTTAGCATTTAATACCGCCGCTTATTCATCGCTGTTATTTAAAGGTGCGATTGAATCAGTGCCGCGCGGTGAATGGGATGCGTGTAAAGCATTGGGGATGACCCGTGGACAAACGTTAGCGGTTATTGTGCCGCATGCTTTACGTCGTGTATTACCGTCTTATTCTAATGAAGTGATTTTGGTACTGAAAGGTACTTCATTGGCCAGCTCGATCACTATCATGGATGTGATGGGGTATGCGAATCAAATTAATGGTCAGACTTATGATGCATTAATGGCCTTTTCTGCAGCGGGTATTATCTACTTGGGTATGAACGGTATCTTGGTATTAATCTTTAAACAGTTAGAGAAAAAAGCCCTCGCGTTCCAGTCTTAATTGTTTTGTTATTGACTCATTTATTTGCTGTTCTCAGGTTAGCATTGCAATAGGTGAGTCAATATTGCCAAGTTACCTCATGCTATTTCACCTGAAAGCTTAACCCTGCTAGATAGAAAGCTAACGCTTTAAAACGCCTATGTAATTCACTTATTTACCCCCCATATCCGTGTTGTTAATTGTTTTTTCGTCAATGTTGCAGTAAGGTAGCTGTGATTAAAGGAATTTGTGAATATTGTATTCAACAATAAACAATTAAGATAATGGAGACGTCTATGAAAGTCGCTGTATTAGGTGCTGCTGGTGGTATCGGTCAAGCTTTAGCCCTACTTTTGAAAACTCAACTACCTGCGGGTTCTGAACTGTCGCTATATGATATTGCGCCAGTTACACCGGGTGTTGCTGTTGATTTAAGCCACATCCCTACAGACGTTACTATTGCTGGTTTTGCTGGTATGGATCCAACTGATGCACTTGTTGGTGCTGACGTGGTACTTATCTCTGCGGGTGTTGCTCGTAAACCAGGTATGGACCGTTCAGATCTATTCAATATCAATGCTGGGATCATCAAAAATCTAGCTGGTAAATGTGCTGAAGTATGTCCAAATGCATGTATCGGTATTATTACTAACCCAGTAAATACAACTGTGCCAATCGCTGCAGAAGTACTTAAACAAGCCGGTGTTTACGACAAACGTAAACTATTCGGTATTACAACGCTGGATGTTATCCGTTCTGAAACTTTCGTGAGCGAGCTTAAAGGCATTTCACTTGCTGATGTTGAAGTACCAGTTATCGGCGGTCACTCAGGCGTAACAATTCTTCCGCTACTTTCTCAAGTTAAAGGCGTTGAATTTACAGCTGAAGAAATCGCAACACTAACACCGCGCATTCAAAACGCGGGTACTGAAGTTGTTGAAGCTAAAGCGGGTGGCGGTTCTGCGACACTTTCTATGGGTCAAGCAGCTGCACGTTTCGGTCTCTCTCTTGTTCGCGCATTACAAGGTGAAGAAGGTATCGTTGAGTGTACTTATGTTGACGGTGGTTCTGAGCACGCAACATTCTTCGCACAACCTGTATTACTAGGTAAAAACGGCGTTGAAGAAGTACTAGCATACGGTGAGCTAAGCGAGTTTGAAACAAACGCACGCGATGCAATGTTAGAAGAACTAAAAGCGAACATCACGTTAGGTGAAGAGTTCGTTGCTGGTTAATGATTATCATTAACCGCTTAGGTTAATGGTGATTAAAATAGAAACCCAAGTTATCGTAACTTGGGTTTTTTTTATTTAAGAAAATGCTATTTTGGTCGATATATCTATTATCACAGTAATTTTGATCGCCACACATCATCTATGCTCACCTTACACATCGCTTTAGGTTAATTGATATGCTTACAACACAGATAATGAAATTAACAAAAAATTACCGTCACCTGAAAGCGGTATTATACGTGGTTATGGCGAGTGTATCTGTGTCTGGTGTAAATGTACTGGCAGCGGAAAATAGCGGTGACACGCTCGTTTCAAGTAAACCTACTGGCAGTCATAAGGCGGCAAATAAGTCGCTAACAAATAAGCCTGTAGGCGAAAAAGAACAACGTATTACCGACAGTGGCAAACTGGCAGTGGCTGCAGAAGAGGCTGGTAACACTAAATACAGTGATTATCCCAGTGCGGTTGAGCTATATACTGATGATGAACTCAATGAATTGATTGGCAAAAATACGCATCTAAAAAGGGTGCGAGCGGATCAATGTCAGCTAGTTGCTGATATTAAAGTACGTGCTGAATTAGTGAAATTACCGACCTACCAATTTCTTTGGGGCGATATGCTCGCTTGGGGTGTATGTGTGGATAAAAATGCTGAGTTAGGTATTTATTTCATGCGTGCGGCAGCAAGACAAGGTCAGCCTAGGGCGTTAGAACAACTGGGTCGTTATTATGTGCAAGGGCGTTTTGTGCAGCAAGATATTGAGCGTGCTTTACCTTTGTTTGAGCAATCTGCAAAACTAGGATTCCTGCCCGCAAAAATACAATGGGCGGAGTTATTAGTGCAAGGTTACGGCAGCCCTTATGATTACCAAACGGCTTACAGCTACCTCTATAGTACCGTCACGGATGATGCCAAAACGCATCAAAAATTAGCATTTTTGTTAGCGCGATTGGAACATTTAATGCCTGAACGTTTGGTGATTGCAGCCAAGAATGCGGCTAAATACCAATAGACAACGCTCACTAAAATGCCAGCGAAACTAACGAAATAGTCAATTGGAGTTAGTTTTGATTCGATTATTTCTCTATTTAACAGAATCCTTCCTGTATACCGACTTAGTTATGGTACAAAACTGTATCCCAACGTAGTTTGGGTATATAATCCGAACGATATTCCTACCAATTTGGACCTTCTATGAGTAAAGACCCTTTCCATACGCGCGAGCAGGAAAAATACAGCAACCCTATTCCTAGTCGAGAATTTATTCTTGATTATCTTCGTAGCCTTGATAAAGCGATTAATCGTGAGCAAGTATTTGCCGGATTAAAATTAGCGGGTGATGAACACGAAGAAGCTTTACGTCGTCGTTTACGTGCGATGGAACGTGATGGACAGTTAATTTTTGCTCGTAACAGAACGTATGAGTTACCTGAGAACTTAGATTTATTGGAAGGCCTAGTATTAGGTCACCGTGATGGTTTTGGTTTTTTCCGTCCAGATGATGGTGGTAAAGATTTATTTATCTCTATCCGTCAAATGTCGACGTTATTCCATGGCGACCGTATTCTGGCACAGCCAGTAAAAGAAGAATTTAAAGGTCGTAAAGAAGCCCGTTTCGTTCGTCTATTAGATGCTGAACCACTGCAACTTGTTGGTCGTGTTTATTTAGATAAAGGCGTGGCATTCGTTCGTCCAGATGACAGCCGTATTAAACAAGAAGTACGTATCAGTGATGAAGAACGCCTTGGCGCTCGAGCTGGTCAAATGGTTGTTGTTGAAGTATTAAAACGACCGACTTATAACTTACCTGCGTTAGGTAAAGTAGTTGAAATACTCGGTGAGAATATGGCACCTGGTATGGAAATTCAGGTTGCGATCCGCACCCATGATATTCCACACGTATGGCCTGAGCATATTATTGATGACATGAAAAAATTGTCACCAGAAGTACCAGAAGATGCGAAATTAAATCGTGTTGATTTACGTGACTTACCTTTGCTAACAATTGATGGCGAAGATGCACGTGATTTCGATGACGCGGTATTTTGTGAACGTAAAAAAAGCGGTGGCTGGCGTTTATGGGTAGCGATTGCTGACGTAAGTTCATATGTACAAACTAATTCAGATTTAGATCTGGAAGCGCAAGGTCGAGGTAACTCAGTTTACTTCCCTGAGCAAGTAGTGCCAATGCTGCCAGAAGTACTATCAAATGGTTTATGTTCATTGAACCCACATGTAGATCGTCTATGTATGGTTTGTGAAATGACTATTTCTGATGCAGGTCGTTTATCTGGTTATAAGTTCTATGAAGCGGTGATGAATTCACATGCGCGTTTAACTTACACCAAAGTGGCTAACATTCTTGATGGCGACAAAGACTTGCGTGAAGAATACCAAGCTGTCGTGCCACATTTGCACCAGTTACACGATATGTACAAAGTATTAAAAGTAGCACGTTCAGAACGTGGTGCGATTGAATTTGAAACACTAGAAACGCGTTTCGTCTTTAATGAACATCGTAAAATCGACAAGATTGTACCTGTGGTACGTAACGATGCGCATAAACTAATTGAAGAATGCATGATTTTAGCAAACGTTGCATCTGCACGTTTTGTGAGTAAGCATAAAGCCGCTGCGTTATTGCGTGTGCATGATACTCCAGGCGAAGAAAAGTTAGTTAACTTCAGAAGTTTCCTAAGTGAAACGGGTCTAGAGTTAGGTGGTGGTTTGAAACCTACACCACTAGATTACGCTGCTTTGATCAGCAAAATTCAAGATCGTCCGGATAAAGAACTTATCCAAACGATGCTATTACGCTCAATGAAACAAGCGGTATATCAAGAAGAGAATAACGGTCACTTTGGCTTAGCACTAACAGCCTATGGTCACTTTACGTCGCCAATTCGTCGTTACCCTGACTTAGTATTGCATCGTGCAATCAAGTTTGAACTTGCTAACCAAGCTGCTGTTAAAGCAGGTTCGCCATTAACTAAACGTTGGACTAGCACTGGTGGTTATTGCTACCAGGTGAGTGATGTTGAAACATTAGGTGAGCACTGTTCATTAACAGAACGTCGTGCTGATGATGCAACCCGCGATGTATCAGACTTCTTGAAGTGTGAATACATGCAAGATCACCTAGGTGATACCTTTGATGGTGTCATTGCAGCGGTAACTGGTTTTGGTTTCTTTGTTCGTATCAAAAACTTAAACATCGATGGCTTGGTACATGTATCTAGCTTACGCGGTGATTATTATAACTTTGATGGCGGCCGTCAAACATTACGTGGCGAGAAAAGTGGCGTTGAATATCGCATTGGCGATCAAGTTGAAGTTAAAGTATTAGCGATCAACATGAACGACAAGAAAATTGACCTTGAGCTAGCGGGTGCGGTAACACACACACGTCGTAGTAAGCGTAAACCAGCAGAATTTTCTGGTAAACGTAAAGCTGAAGGTACAAAAGCGAAGCCAGCTAAAAAGACGAAATTAAAGTTAAAAACCAATAGTGATGTTGTGGCTAGTGCGGCTGAACAAGCGCGCGTTGCTGCAAAGTTAAAGCCGCAAACAGGTGATGCTGTTGAAAAAGGCACATCACCCGTTGATGACGTTAAACCGAAAGGCAAAACGAAACCAGCGAAGAAAAAAGTAAAAGCTAAGGCTAAATCACGTCCCGGCAGAGCCGAACGTTCAAAGCAAAAAGCCAATAAATAGTAATAGTAATAAGGTAGAGAGATACAATGAGCAGTGAACTAATTTTCGGTATTCATGCAGTCAAATCATTACTGGAGCATGAACCAGAGCGCTTCATTGAAGTATATGCACTGAAAGGTCGTGAAGATGACCGTCTAACGCCACTATTAGAAGAGTTACATAATATTGGTATTGCAGTGCAATTAGTTAACCGTAAAACACTTGATAACAAGTGTGACGGTGGCCGTCATAATGGTGTATTAGCACGCGTTATTGAAGGTAAAAAGTTAAACGAGTCAGATCTTGATACGTTACTTAACCGTATTGAAGAGAAAGAAGAACACCCATTATTATTGATTCTTGATGGTGTTACTGATCCGCACAACCTAGGCGCTTGTCTACGTAGTGCTGATGCGGCTGGTGTACACGCTGTTATCGTACCAAAAGATAAATCAGTACAACTGACGTCTGTGGTTCGTAAAGTAGCATGCGGCGCAGCTGAAACTGTGCCACTGATTGCCGTGACTAACCTTGCACGTACTATGCGTGAACTACAAGAGCGTCGCGTTTGGATCGTGGGTACTGCAGGTGAAGCAACGCAAGATTTGTATCAGCCTAAACTAACAGGTCCATTAGCTATTGCGATGGGTGCTGAAGAGAAAGGTTTACGCCGTCTAACACGTGAACATTGTGATGAGCTTATTAGCATTCCAATGGCAGGTAGCGTTTCAAGCTTGAACGTATCAGTTGCTACTGGTATTTGTTTGTTTGAAGTTGTGCGTCAACGCCAGGCTAAATAAAGCCGTTTCCTTGCTAACCTCAGGTTTGGCTATTTGCTTTAACCTGGGTGTTATAGGATTTGTTGATATAAAAAAAGCGTCCAATCAATGGACGCTTTTTATTTACTTTATTTTCTTCAATGTTGTGCTATTTAATTACGTGTTAACCGCGATTAAGCATCCATCACGTCAGACGCTTCACTTTTTCCATCACTATTTACGTGCACGTTATTACTGGCAATTTTGCTACCTTTTGGCATCTTCACGACTAATGTTTTCGCTAAGTCATCATGTAGGCAACGGCGTTTATCACCTCTGAAAATAGCCAAAAAGTTACTGATAGTAACAACAAAGCCCAAAATAGGCAGATAAGCAACAGCCCAAAATGGCAGGTAACGCTTGAGAATAATGTCTTGCAAGCTTAGGCGCTGGCCATTTTCTCCAACCACGGCAATACCGACAATACGTTTACCTAAGGTCTGGCCGTACTCTTTTAGTAGGTAGCTGTTTAATGCCATAAATAGCAGTATTTCAAGTAACGAAACTTTGACTTGAGTCGCGAATGAAATGGTAAAGCTTTCATCGATTCCTGCGCTTAGATTGAGTAAATCAAAACCGAGAATAAATGGGACTAACATAATAGTCGGAAAAACGATTTTATCTAATATGGCTGCTTGAAAGCGTTGAGCTAACGTCGCAAGTTCAACATATTGACGAGATGATGACGGTTCAGGTTGCATATGACTTCTATAAATTAGTTAGTTAACTGGATTTAGACCTAGATGATAATCAATCCTTAGCGTAACAATCAAGATTTACTCGCACTTATTTATCGAATCTAGTTTATTGGAACCAAATTTGATCCGTAAGGTAAGATTATTGTTATTATGCTAACTGATGTTTAATTTTAGTATATGGGATGAGTTATGACTTGGATGTGTCGTCAGTTTAGTGAGTTGTCGAGTTTACAGCTTTATGATGTATTGCAATTACGCGCGGCTATTTTTGTGGTCGAGCAGGATTGTCCTTATCAAGATATTGATGGTTTAGATCTTCATCCCGAGACGCGTCATGTACTGCATTATAATAGCCAAGGTGAGTTATTAGCTTATCTGCGTATATTGGCGGCAGGCGTGAGCTACCCTGATGTTGCGATTGGTCGTGTGGTTACTGCTGCCTCTGCACGTGGGCAGGGACTTGGCCATCAACTACTAGATCGCGGTATTAATGCTGCTAAGTCTGTGTGGCCAGCACAGGACTTATACTTATCAGCGCAGGCTCATCTGCAACATTATTATCAGCGTTATGACTTTGTTACTGTAACGGCAGAGTATTTGGAAGATGGAATTCCCCACGTTGGAATGCGCTCGAAAGCGAGTGCTGAGCGTTCGAGAAACTCATAACAAACAAGACGAGTAACATACACGAGAGCATATACGGCGATAGTATTCTGATCATAACAATTCCTTGTTTAGTATTAATAACATTTTGTTTTACTGTAAATGTTTTCGTTAATTTCTATCTGAGTGATATTTAATATGGCACATATTATTCATTGTTTTGGACAGGTTGATGATTAAAATTGAAATCACTATTTGTTATTAATACTTTTATTTATCAATAATTAAAAGATGAATTTTGATTAGTACTTTAGGTCTAATGCTCCACTGTTTTGGCTCTCGCTATAAATATTTACGATTATCTTCGTTGTCGAGTTGTATTGTGGTGAGTGACACTATATAATTCGCGGTCTCAAAATTAGTCATTTTTCTATACGTTCCTTGCCTCGATGGACCGACTAAGCCAGAGCCGAGGCTGATTAAACCCGTGAGGAGCTTACGATGCGTCATTACGAAATCGTATTTATGGTTCACCCAGATCAGAGTGAACAAGTTACAGGCATGATTGAGCGTTATAGCGCTATCATTACTGAAGCAAATGGTACAATCCACCGTCTAGAAGACTGGGGTCGTCGCCAATTAGCATACCCAATCAACAAACTTCATAAAGCTCACTATGTTCTTATGAACATTGAAGCTGGCCAAGATGTTATTGATGAGCTAGAAAATAACTTCCGCTTTAACGACGCTGTTATCCGTAACATGTTCTTGCGTACTAAAGGTGTAGTTACTGAAGCTTCTCCAATGGCTAAAGCTAAAGAAGAACGCCGTGAAGCGCCAACTGCTGCTACTGAAGCACCAGCTGCTGCTGAATAATAGCGTTTTAGCTATAGGTATTTGTTTGTTGGATAACATTTAGTTATCCAATTTGTTGAGAAGATTTTAGGAGATTTTCATTATGGCACGTTTTTTCCGTCGTCGTAAATTCTGTCGTTTCACTTCTGAAGGTGTTACGGAGATTGATTATAAAGATATCGCTACGTTAAAAAACTACGTAACTGAAAGCGGTAAAATTGTACCAAGTCGTATTACTGGCACACGTGCTAAGTACCAACGTCAACTTGGTCGTGCGATCAAACGCGCACGTTACTTGTCTCTACTTCCATACACTGACTTACATAAGTAAGCTATTGTTTGGTCGTCAAGACTAACTCTACATTTCTGAGGAAAGGTAATGCAAGTAATTTTATTAGACAAGATCGCTAAGTTAGGTAACTTAGGCGAAACTGTTAACGTTAAAGCTGGTTATGCTCGTAACTTCCTTTTACCGAAAGGTAAAGCTGTTCTAGCAACTAAATCTAACGTTGAATCTTTCGAAGCACGTCGTGCTGAACTAGAAGCTAACGTAGCTGCTGTTAAAGCAACTGCTGAAGCTAAAGCTGCAACAATCAACGCTCTAGAAGCTGTTGTTATTGCAACTAAAGCTGGTGACGAAGGTAAGATTTTCGGTTCTATTGGTACTCGTGACATCGCTGATGCGATCGTTGCTGCTGGTGTTGAAGTTGCTAAAAGCGAAGTTCGTCTTCCTGAAGGCGCTCTACGTACTCTTGGTGAGTTCGAAATTAGCATCCAAGTACACAGCGAAGTATTCGCTACAGTAAACCTACAAATCGTAGCTGAAGCTTAATTTAAAGTTTAACTTTAAATTAACTGCAGAATAAAGCCATGACCTCGGTCATGGCTTTTTTTATGCCTGCGATTTAGTATTTTACGACAAAACAGTTCACGTGCATCACTAAACGGCTAGCAAGGCTAAACCGTTATGGCGAATAACAGACGATTGTTAATAACCTACTATTTTGGATAACCAGTTATGTCACGAATCGACTTATATAACGGTTGCAGTTGCTTATACATTTTCAAATACACTTGGTTATACAGCGCATCATAAGTCGCGACGACTTCAGGTTGAGGTTGAAATATTTCATTTACCCGTGTCATCGCAGCAATTGCGTGATCAAAACTGCTATAAATTCCCAATCCCACGGCGGTCACAATCGCTGCACCTAATCCCGATGTTTCAAAGGTATGCGGTCGCTCTGCTGGCATATTAAAAATATTAGCTGTTAACTGCATGGCGACATCACTTTGCGAACCACCGCCTGATACTCGCAGTGTGGTTATTTTGACCTTGTTGCGTTTGCTGATACGTTCTTTGCCCTCACGTAATGCGTATGCTAAGCCTTCTAATATCGCCCGGTAGATATGCGTACGGGTATGTACATCACCAAAACCAATAATACCGCCTTTAGCCTCAGGGCCTGGATCACGCGCGCCTGGTGTCCAATAAGGCTGTAACATCAGTCCCATAGAACCCGCTGGGATCTTAGCGACTAAACGATCGAATAATACTTCAGGTGCGATACCCTCGGCATCGGCAATATGCTGCTCACGTAATCCAAACTCTTTTTTAAACCAACTGATTAGCCAAAAGCCTCGATAAATCATGATCTCAGAGGAATAGTGACGTGGTATTGCCGAGGGAAAAGGCGGTAAGTGTGGCGTCGCTTCAACATATTTATCTGTGGTGATATTAATGGTTGCTGTGGTGCCATAACTTAAACAAGCGATATGCGGACGATCACCACCAGAGCCGATAATTTCACAGGCTTTATCTGAGGCTGACGCGATAACCGGTAAGCCAGCTGGAATACCGGTATGGATCGCGGCCTCCTCAGACACATGGCCGACAAGTTCTCCGGGTTCAATAAGTTTAGGTAACATGCTTGGATCGATGGCGAGCATATCCCAGCGCCAATCGGATTTTTTTAACCAAGCTAATTTTTTATAATCAAATGGGATATAACCGACTTGGCTACCGATGGAATCGACAATATTGTCGGTGAATTTATAATTTAGAAAACCAGACAGCAGCAAATACTTGGATGTGTCACGCCAGATGTCAGGTTGATTTTGACGGATCCAAATAGCTTGGGACTTTTCTTGGAAGCGTTGAATAATATCTTCGACACGGGCAATTTTGAATAACCAGTTCCAAGGCCACTGAATACTTTCTTGCTGAGCGTGACGTTGATCTAGCCAGATGATCGCAGGGCGTAATGCGTTGCCTTCACTGTCGAGGTTGATCACTGTGCCGCGCTGCGTGGTGATCGACATGCCGACAATATCGCGTTTATTGATCGCAGGGTATTGGGATAGATCTTGCCAAAGTAAGTCACAGGCTTGCTTGACTGCTAGCCAATAGTAATCAGGATCCTGCTCAGCCCAACCGGGTTGCGTTGAAAAGTAGGGGGTGATCACTTGTTGCCCTTTGGCGAGCAAATTACCTTGAGTGTCAAACAGCAGTGCGCGCACACTTTGCGTGCCATTATCAATGCTGAGTAAATAACCTTGCTGTTGTAGCTGCTGCTCGGGTGCTCGCGAGCTTGATGCACTGCGTACCGACGCTGATGTTATTGATGTAGGAGCTCGACTATCCATGTAAATTATCTCCGACTGAATTAGTGTGCAACTACACGGGGTGGATCATCGTTAAACGCAGCTAAAGCAACTCTTTGTTGCGGTAACCCGTAATAACGTTGAATGATGTCTGTATAGCGTTCAACTTCGTGTTGCCATTGGTTATCATCCCAGTGTAATACGGGTTGGCAAAGTGGCTGTAATTGCGCAAACAACTGCTCGCCACCTTTAGGTAATAATAAGCCAATGCGACTTCGACGTAATAATAGATCATCAAGGTGTACCACCATTTCGTGCTGTAAAATCCACTTTAATTCAGCAAGAAAGGTGTTGGTACTCCCAATTGATTTTAGCTCATCGTGACGAGCATGATTAAGCAAGTAACTATAATTGTTACCGTACTGACTTTTTAAACGCTGTATTTGCTGTTGAGGTAAATTGCTGTCCACGGGGGGCGTTACGGTAATAGGTTTAAACAATTTGCTCGTTTGTAGATCCACTAAATTCATATCAGGTAAGTAATGTTGCGCCACTTTTAATACATCAAGC
This genomic window from Moritella sp. F3 contains:
- the artP gene encoding arginine ABC transporter ATP-binding protein ArtP, with amino-acid sequence MSIELKNICKSWGQLDVLQNIDLKCAKGETLVLLGPSGAGKSSLLRVLNLLDTPDNGEITIAGEKFDFSAKLSDKKLTKRSQMLRQKVGMVFQQYNLWPHMSVMDNLIEAPVKILKQTKQHAREEAMKILEQLQLADKADVFPLALSGGQQQRVAIARALMMKPEVLLFDEPTAALDPEVTNQVAEIIKSLAITGITQVVVTHEVDFARKVASQVCYLERGEIVEFGGAEHFQQPQTPQFTNYLKH
- the artM gene encoding arginine ABC transporter permease ArtM, which translates into the protein MTLEHFWLLFNGLSTTLEITFFSLFFGSIIAVFLTLAMVNKIPGLNLLAQTIILIFTGTPLLIQIFLVYSGPSQFEVIKNSFLWDYLSQAKICAIIALAFNTAAYSSLLFKGAIESVPRGEWDACKALGMTRGQTLAVIVPHALRRVLPSYSNEVILVLKGTSLASSITIMDVMGYANQINGQTYDALMAFSAAGIIYLGMNGILVLIFKQLEKKALAFQS
- a CDS encoding tetratricopeptide repeat protein, whose translation is MLTTQIMKLTKNYRHLKAVLYVVMASVSVSGVNVLAAENSGDTLVSSKPTGSHKAANKSLTNKPVGEKEQRITDSGKLAVAAEEAGNTKYSDYPSAVELYTDDELNELIGKNTHLKRVRADQCQLVADIKVRAELVKLPTYQFLWGDMLAWGVCVDKNAELGIYFMRAAARQGQPRALEQLGRYYVQGRFVQQDIERALPLFEQSAKLGFLPAKIQWAELLVQGYGSPYDYQTAYSYLYSTVTDDAKTHQKLAFLLARLEHLMPERLVIAAKNAAKYQ
- the mdh gene encoding malate dehydrogenase — translated: MKVAVLGAAGGIGQALALLLKTQLPAGSELSLYDIAPVTPGVAVDLSHIPTDVTIAGFAGMDPTDALVGADVVLISAGVARKPGMDRSDLFNINAGIIKNLAGKCAEVCPNACIGIITNPVNTTVPIAAEVLKQAGVYDKRKLFGITTLDVIRSETFVSELKGISLADVEVPVIGGHSGVTILPLLSQVKGVEFTAEEIATLTPRIQNAGTEVVEAKAGGGSATLSMGQAAARFGLSLVRALQGEEGIVECTYVDGGSEHATFFAQPVLLGKNGVEEVLAYGELSEFETNARDAMLEELKANITLGEEFVAG
- a CDS encoding transporter substrate-binding domain-containing protein, with protein sequence MKKLLTALILTSAAAQVTAAEQIKFVTEATYPPFEMMDENNEFQGFDIDIARAVCTELKAECSFANQSFDSLIPSLKFRRYDAAIAAMDVTPARQKQVDFSDVYYENSAVLVAEKGKYNVVADLSGKAVGVQNGTSHQAYMTDTYADEKVLLLNFPSYQKAFLDLKNGRINGVFADSAVAHDWLSKHSDGNYETVGKAVTDAKYFGAGFAIAVRKDNAELLTKLNSGLKAIKANGTYDKIYAKYFAK
- the artQ gene encoding arginine ABC transporter permease ArtQ, with the protein product MDLLQLQLLLDATKITLGLALTSLLVGLVLAILFCVAEMQKNPLIAKPIGLFVTILRGLPEILIVFFVFFGGTHILFLLTDEFYDISPFWSGVVALSLIFASYASQTLRAAIQSVPKGQQQSAQALGMGPVRCFLRITLPQAWRLALPGLGNQWMVLLKDTALVSLIGVTDLMKQADLLSGSTYKPFTFLVAAAAIYLIITLISQWMLKHLDNYINRFDAGVEK